In the genome of Paenibacillus sp. FSL R5-0766, one region contains:
- a CDS encoding MFS transporter, translating into MQTDTKPAKILRSPFFIAMWLTLFLVEIIKGALLVAVLPVYMDNILGLSAGVIGVAFALQYLGDNLFRAPSGWAAERIGFRATMVTALICTLIAVIMILFLKSAFGLAMACLILGIGTSPLWPCAMTGVTAMSGPQNKNGTAMGALEMAALGGTGLGPIGMNWLLERTHHDYRTIFLVLMGCAILVILVAMILPGRVIVEGEHAEQVAKNSDGKYPAKPNLLTPFIRLQKSVKGTLQRVRSTLNVNPLVYPALFMQSFVIGLLSPVITLYTRTDLHISPNLYSLLLIAGGGITVIALLPVGKMVDRFGTKPFLNIGFLMAAASLFAFSSITSIPVVFGIVMLVGISYAMILPAWNAFVATLIPKGERGAIWGFFLTLQGSGMVVGPIVSGLLWDHVSHPAPFIGSAIVMAGLAVVHFVLSRNPFRTAPAK; encoded by the coding sequence ATGCAAACCGATACAAAACCAGCCAAAATTTTGCGATCACCATTTTTTATCGCGATGTGGCTGACACTTTTTCTAGTTGAAATTATCAAAGGGGCCCTGTTGGTAGCAGTTCTGCCGGTGTATATGGACAATATACTGGGTCTGTCTGCAGGCGTCATTGGTGTGGCATTTGCTCTTCAATATTTGGGAGATAATCTGTTCCGGGCGCCTTCCGGCTGGGCAGCAGAACGGATCGGGTTCCGCGCAACGATGGTTACAGCATTAATCTGTACCTTAATCGCTGTTATTATGATCCTTTTTCTCAAAAGTGCCTTTGGACTGGCCATGGCCTGTCTCATTCTTGGCATTGGTACGTCACCACTATGGCCTTGCGCCATGACAGGAGTGACTGCGATGTCAGGCCCACAGAACAAGAATGGTACAGCAATGGGGGCGCTGGAGATGGCTGCTCTAGGGGGAACGGGGCTTGGACCTATAGGGATGAACTGGCTGCTGGAGCGCACGCATCATGATTATCGAACGATATTCCTTGTGCTAATGGGTTGTGCCATTCTCGTTATTCTGGTGGCCATGATTCTTCCTGGACGTGTCATTGTTGAAGGAGAGCATGCCGAGCAAGTAGCGAAGAATAGTGATGGAAAATATCCAGCCAAACCGAATCTGCTCACGCCGTTCATCCGGCTGCAAAAGAGTGTGAAGGGCACACTGCAACGGGTACGCAGCACGCTTAATGTTAATCCACTCGTGTATCCTGCACTGTTTATGCAATCGTTTGTCATTGGGCTGCTTAGTCCAGTAATCACGCTATATACACGCACAGACCTGCACATTTCACCGAATCTTTACAGTTTGTTGCTGATTGCGGGAGGTGGAATAACCGTTATTGCCTTGCTGCCTGTAGGTAAAATGGTAGACAGGTTTGGTACGAAACCGTTCCTGAATATTGGTTTTTTGATGGCGGCGGCGAGTCTGTTCGCATTCTCCTCCATAACATCCATTCCGGTGGTGTTTGGTATTGTCATGCTGGTGGGCATCAGTTATGCCATGATTTTGCCCGCCTGGAATGCTTTTGTAGCTACGCTGATTCCCAAAGGAGAGCGGGGAGCAATCTGGGGATTCTTCCTTACATTGCAGGGATCAGGCATGGTTGTAGGCCCCATTGTTTCCGGACTGCTGTGGGACCACGTGAGCCATCCGGCTCCATTCATCGGCAGTGCCATCGTCATGGCAGGACTTGCCGTTGTGCACTTTGTGTTATCCCGCAATCCGTTTCGCACCGCTCCGGCCAAATAA
- a CDS encoding CoA-binding protein, protein MEFNNPTREEIGQLLRKAGNIAVVGLSDKSDRTSYMVAEAMQSRGYRIIPVNPQVQGEILGETVYATLADIPEPVDIVNVFRREEFCADVARDAAAIKANVLWLQLGIHSDEAVQIAAENAMTAVTNRCIKVEDSIVLRGAGRG, encoded by the coding sequence ATGGAATTTAACAACCCTACTCGTGAAGAAATTGGACAACTTTTGCGCAAGGCAGGCAACATCGCAGTCGTCGGCTTATCAGACAAATCAGATCGCACTTCCTATATGGTGGCAGAAGCCATGCAGAGCAGAGGTTATCGCATCATCCCGGTTAATCCACAGGTGCAAGGTGAAATCCTGGGAGAGACGGTATATGCTACACTCGCGGATATTCCAGAGCCGGTAGACATTGTCAATGTATTTCGTCGCGAAGAGTTTTGCGCGGATGTCGCTCGTGACGCCGCTGCCATCAAAGCAAATGTGCTGTGGCTGCAACTTGGCATCCATAGTGATGAAGCGGTCCAGATTGCTGCAGAGAACGCCATGACAGCGGTAACGAATCGTTGTATCAAGGTAGAGGATTCCATCGTTCTGCGCGGCGCTGGACGCGGCTGA
- a CDS encoding glucose PTS transporter subunit IIA, whose protein sequence is MNWLGSLQQLGRAVMLPTMVLPAAAILLSVGSLPWDAWGLDIVGEVSTVAGHGIFYFLPYLFAVGVALGLSNQAGQAGLAALAGIVIYDQVTRNFGDGTVQPASLIGIILGALAGGMHNRFKSIKLPEILQFFGGSRFVLLIVGLCSALFSCFMLWLAPILQHGLNGIATWEYSLGGFGLFIYGVLYRVLVAFGLHHLLNNVFWFQLGTFETPDGNIVQGDLPRFFAGDPTAGFFMAGLFPIMMFAIPAIAFAIIQEAREDLKPKIKKTFLTSALVCFLTGVSEQIEFAFLFAAPYLFIVHAVMSGVAMWISYWLDIRHGFSYSAGIIDYILNFHLSENAWKLIPIGILYGLVYYFLFRWAIRTFKIPTPGREEGSMLEDWVGNIPYQAPLILEALGGKSNIVQVEACITRLRLTVHDDRLIDTGAMKSMGSAGLIKLGGGNVQVVFGTYSELIREEIAKLLERDLQQVLFCAPVQGKMLPIEEVPDQIFAAKLVGDGVAFVPEKGELVSPVYGTIMHLYPTMHALGISTREGLEVLLHIGIDTSQLKGHFEAFVQEGDTVEPGQLLIKFDLAVLREQAASLTTPMVITNPDRVKSWSFAPFKQVKKGQASVMSVVLYDRNVGGVE, encoded by the coding sequence ATGAATTGGCTCGGATCCTTGCAGCAGCTCGGACGAGCGGTAATGCTGCCTACAATGGTCCTGCCCGCCGCCGCAATTTTGCTCAGTGTTGGCAGTCTGCCTTGGGACGCCTGGGGATTGGATATTGTCGGTGAAGTGTCTACCGTGGCCGGACACGGTATTTTTTATTTCTTACCGTATCTGTTCGCTGTCGGTGTAGCACTGGGACTCTCCAACCAGGCCGGACAAGCGGGACTTGCTGCTCTGGCTGGTATCGTGATATATGATCAGGTAACTCGGAACTTCGGGGATGGCACCGTTCAGCCCGCTTCCTTAATCGGAATCATACTCGGCGCCCTTGCCGGTGGGATGCATAATCGGTTTAAAAGCATTAAACTGCCTGAAATTTTACAATTTTTTGGAGGTTCAAGGTTTGTTTTGCTCATTGTCGGACTCTGTTCGGCATTGTTCTCCTGTTTTATGTTATGGCTCGCTCCGATCCTACAGCATGGATTGAACGGCATTGCTACCTGGGAATACAGTCTCGGGGGTTTTGGACTATTCATCTACGGAGTGTTATACAGGGTGCTGGTTGCTTTTGGGCTTCATCACCTGCTTAACAATGTGTTTTGGTTCCAGTTAGGGACGTTTGAAACGCCTGATGGTAACATTGTGCAAGGGGATTTGCCCCGATTTTTTGCAGGTGATCCAACAGCAGGATTCTTTATGGCGGGTTTGTTTCCCATCATGATGTTTGCCATTCCGGCAATAGCCTTTGCTATTATTCAGGAAGCCAGGGAAGATCTGAAACCAAAAATCAAGAAAACTTTTCTGACATCGGCACTCGTTTGTTTTCTAACCGGGGTATCGGAACAGATTGAGTTTGCTTTTTTGTTCGCGGCACCATATCTGTTCATCGTGCATGCAGTGATGTCCGGCGTTGCCATGTGGATTAGTTACTGGCTTGATATCCGGCATGGATTTTCTTACTCCGCAGGTATTATTGATTACATACTCAATTTCCATCTATCGGAGAATGCTTGGAAGCTCATTCCGATTGGCATACTATATGGGCTGGTTTACTACTTCCTGTTCCGATGGGCGATTCGTACGTTCAAGATTCCAACACCAGGACGTGAAGAGGGCTCCATGCTGGAAGATTGGGTAGGTAACATTCCTTATCAGGCACCTTTAATCCTCGAAGCATTAGGTGGGAAGAGTAACATTGTACAGGTTGAAGCATGTATTACACGTCTTCGCCTGACTGTGCATGATGACCGCTTGATCGACACGGGTGCCATGAAGAGTATGGGGTCCGCTGGACTGATCAAGCTGGGTGGCGGTAACGTACAGGTGGTATTCGGGACCTACTCGGAATTGATTCGGGAAGAAATCGCGAAGCTGCTGGAAAGAGATCTGCAACAGGTTCTGTTCTGTGCCCCCGTTCAAGGCAAAATGCTCCCGATTGAAGAGGTACCGGATCAGATCTTTGCAGCCAAGCTTGTCGGTGATGGTGTAGCCTTTGTTCCGGAAAAGGGAGAGCTGGTCTCACCCGTGTACGGAACGATTATGCACTTGTACCCGACCATGCATGCCTTGGGTATATCTACCCGTGAGGGGCTTGAAGTGTTACTGCATATCGGCATCGATACCTCTCAGTTGAAAGGCCATTTTGAAGCTTTTGTTCAGGAGGGCGATACGGTGGAGCCGGGGCAGTTGTTGATCAAGTTTGATCTGGCAGTACTCCGCGAGCAAGCGGCGTCACTAACAACACCAATGGTAATTACGAATCCAGATCGTGTAAAATCATGGAGTTTTGCTCCATTTAAGCAAGTTAAGAAAGGTCAGGCATCCGTTATGTCCGTGGTGCTCTATGACAGGAACGTTGGAGGGGTAGAATGA
- the aroA gene encoding 3-phosphoshikimate 1-carboxyvinyltransferase: MDVIVKPTPTLNGEIGALSSKNYTTRYLLAAALAEGTSTIHFPAHSEDSDAMRRCIRDLGAVLEEDDNKIVIQGFGSHPRDVRELNVGNAGAVLRFLMGVTALCPEVTFVNTYPDSLGKRPHDDLIDALGQLGVDVQHEQGRLPITIKGGNAKGGHIRVSGSVSSQYLSALLFVTPLLAEDSTIEVLNDLKSKVVIGQTLEVLEQAGIVIHASDDYMSFRVPGGQAYQPTTYTVQGDYPGSAAVLAAAAVTQSDVKILRLMEQSKQGERAIVDVLRMMEVPLTHENDVVHVQGNGRLKAIEFDGDAATDAVLAMVAAAVFAEGTSRFYNVENLRYKECDRITDYLNELRKAGANVEERQAEIIVHGRPEGVEGGVEINAHYDHRVIMALTVVGLRSKEPLRIRDAHHVAKSYPQYFDHLQALGASVQWVKE, encoded by the coding sequence ATGGACGTTATTGTTAAACCAACTCCCACTCTGAACGGGGAAATCGGGGCTCTGTCCTCCAAAAACTACACGACTCGCTATTTGCTGGCTGCTGCGCTGGCAGAAGGCACAAGTACCATTCATTTCCCGGCACACAGTGAAGACAGTGACGCCATGCGCAGATGTATTCGCGATCTGGGGGCAGTGCTTGAAGAAGACGACAACAAGATTGTGATCCAGGGTTTTGGCAGTCATCCCCGTGATGTGCGTGAATTGAATGTAGGGAATGCAGGTGCTGTACTTCGTTTCCTGATGGGCGTTACAGCGCTCTGCCCTGAAGTAACTTTTGTGAATACGTACCCGGATTCTTTGGGCAAACGCCCCCATGATGACCTGATCGATGCGCTTGGTCAATTGGGTGTAGATGTACAGCACGAACAAGGACGCCTGCCGATTACAATCAAGGGTGGCAATGCCAAGGGTGGACACATTCGTGTATCCGGCTCCGTTAGCTCCCAATATCTGAGTGCATTGTTGTTTGTTACGCCGTTGCTTGCAGAAGACAGCACCATCGAAGTACTGAATGACCTGAAGTCCAAGGTCGTTATCGGACAGACCCTGGAAGTGCTGGAGCAGGCAGGCATCGTTATCCATGCAAGCGATGATTACATGTCCTTCCGTGTACCAGGTGGACAGGCTTACCAGCCGACGACCTACACGGTTCAAGGGGACTACCCGGGTTCAGCAGCGGTTCTTGCCGCAGCAGCGGTTACACAGTCTGATGTGAAAATTCTGCGCCTGATGGAGCAGAGCAAACAGGGTGAACGTGCCATCGTTGACGTGCTGCGCATGATGGAAGTGCCATTGACACATGAGAACGATGTTGTACACGTTCAAGGTAATGGCAGACTGAAAGCGATCGAATTCGATGGGGATGCCGCGACGGACGCCGTTTTGGCTATGGTAGCCGCAGCTGTGTTTGCGGAAGGAACGTCACGGTTCTATAATGTAGAGAACCTGCGTTACAAGGAATGTGACCGAATCACTGATTACTTGAACGAACTGCGGAAGGCAGGAGCGAACGTTGAAGAGCGTCAAGCCGAGATTATCGTACACGGACGTCCGGAAGGCGTTGAAGGCGGCGTTGAGATTAACGCTCACTACGATCATCGCGTAATTATGGCGCTTACAGTCGTTGGTTTGCGTTCCAAGGAGCCGCTTCGTATTCGGGATGCACACCATGTAGCCAAGTCTTATCCGCAATATTTCGATCATTTGCAGGCGCTTGGCGCCTCGGTTCAATGGGTAAAAGAGTAA
- a CDS encoding shikimate kinase encodes MSKSNNIILIGMMGTGKSTVADMLARELGYRLIDVDAAVEKEEGCTIPELFTGKGETYFRDAESRMLCSVLEKKSQVIATGGGVVLRSDNCDVMLKNGWVVALTADPAVIVERVSGCDNRPLLAGNAEERIQAIMEERKDAYRFAHYTVDTTELSAAEVTRLILAHYRV; translated from the coding sequence TTGAGCAAGTCTAACAATATTATTCTCATCGGTATGATGGGAACCGGCAAATCAACCGTCGCTGACATGCTTGCACGCGAGCTTGGTTATCGATTGATTGATGTAGACGCCGCGGTGGAAAAAGAGGAAGGCTGTACGATTCCAGAATTGTTCACTGGCAAGGGAGAGACGTATTTCCGTGATGCCGAGAGCCGCATGTTATGCTCGGTGCTGGAGAAGAAGTCACAGGTCATAGCGACCGGAGGTGGCGTGGTGCTGCGTTCGGATAATTGTGACGTGATGTTGAAGAATGGTTGGGTTGTTGCCTTGACTGCTGATCCGGCAGTGATTGTAGAGCGTGTTAGTGGCTGTGACAATCGTCCACTCCTCGCAGGTAATGCAGAGGAACGCATTCAGGCAATTATGGAAGAACGGAAAGACGCATATCGGTTCGCACATTATACGGTGGATACAACCGAGTTATCCGCTGCCGAAGTGACTCGTTTAATTTTAGCGCATTACCGCGTCTAA
- the gndA gene encoding NADP-dependent phosphogluconate dehydrogenase has translation MTKQQIGVIGLAVMGKNLALNIESKGFSVSVYNRSPEKTHDLLKEAEGKNLTGSFSIEEFVASLESPRKILIMVQAGKATDATIEQLLPHLDEGDIIIDGGNAYFPDTQRRSKELEDKGIRFIGTGVSGGEEGALKGPSIMPGGQESAYKLVEPILTAISAKVGDDPCCTYIGPDGAGHYVKMVHNGIEYGDMQLIGEAYHLLKSVLNVSVEELHAIFTEWNQGELDSYLIEITADIFSKYDPETGKPMVDVILDAAGQKGTGKWTSQSALDLGVPLSMITESVFSRFLSAMKDERVAASKILNGPATEAFSGDKKAFIESVRKALFASKIVSYAQGFAQMRAASDEYGWDLKYGNIAMIFRGGCIIRSQFLQNIKEAYDKDAALKNLLLDPYFQNIVESYQDAWREVVAAAVKQGVPVPGFSSALSYYDSYRTERLPANLLQAQRDYFGAHTFKRVDKEGSFHHNWME, from the coding sequence ATGACAAAACAACAAATTGGCGTAATTGGCCTGGCTGTCATGGGCAAAAATTTGGCCCTTAACATTGAAAGCAAAGGTTTCTCAGTATCGGTATATAACCGTTCCCCGGAGAAAACCCATGATCTTCTGAAAGAAGCTGAAGGTAAAAACCTGACAGGCTCATTCTCCATTGAAGAGTTCGTAGCATCCCTGGAATCCCCGCGCAAAATTTTGATCATGGTACAAGCCGGCAAAGCGACCGACGCTACCATTGAACAACTGCTTCCTCACCTGGATGAGGGCGACATCATCATTGATGGAGGGAACGCATACTTCCCTGACACGCAACGTCGCAGCAAAGAGTTGGAAGACAAAGGCATTCGTTTCATCGGTACAGGTGTATCCGGTGGTGAAGAAGGCGCACTGAAAGGCCCTTCCATCATGCCAGGTGGACAGGAAAGTGCTTATAAACTGGTTGAACCGATCCTGACGGCGATCTCGGCCAAAGTCGGTGACGATCCATGTTGTACATATATTGGACCAGACGGTGCCGGACACTATGTGAAAATGGTGCATAACGGTATCGAGTACGGAGATATGCAGTTGATTGGTGAAGCGTACCACTTGCTCAAATCCGTATTAAACGTTTCCGTTGAAGAGCTTCACGCAATCTTTACGGAATGGAATCAAGGGGAGCTGGATAGCTACCTGATCGAAATCACGGCAGATATCTTCTCCAAATACGATCCGGAAACCGGCAAACCAATGGTTGACGTTATTCTGGACGCGGCTGGACAAAAAGGAACAGGTAAATGGACAAGCCAAAGCGCGCTGGATCTCGGCGTACCATTGTCCATGATTACAGAATCCGTATTCTCCCGTTTCTTGTCTGCCATGAAGGACGAGCGTGTAGCAGCTAGCAAAATCCTGAATGGACCAGCGACTGAAGCATTCTCTGGCGACAAAAAAGCGTTCATCGAGAGCGTGCGTAAAGCCCTCTTCGCAAGTAAAATCGTATCCTACGCACAAGGATTTGCACAAATGCGTGCAGCTTCCGATGAGTATGGCTGGGATCTGAAATACGGCAACATTGCCATGATCTTCCGTGGCGGTTGCATCATCCGTTCGCAGTTCCTGCAAAACATCAAGGAAGCTTATGATAAAGACGCAGCTCTGAAAAACTTGCTCTTGGATCCGTACTTCCAGAACATCGTTGAGTCTTATCAAGACGCATGGCGTGAAGTTGTAGCGGCTGCTGTTAAACAAGGTGTTCCGGTACCTGGCTTCTCCAGCGCCCTTTCTTACTACGACAGCTACCGTACAGAGCGTTTGCCAGCAAACTTGCTGCAAGCTCAACGTGACTACTTCGGTGCTCACACGTTCAAACGTGTGGACAAAGAAGGCAGCTTCCACCACAACTGGATGGAGTAG
- a CDS encoding rhodanese-like domain-containing protein, translating to MTQIAEIETSELRRRLQAGEKLQMIDVREDDEVAQGMIEGAKHIPLGQIPDRLSEIEKSGEIVIICRSGYRSERACEYLQQLGYEGCTNMVGGMLQWQQED from the coding sequence ATGACACAAATAGCTGAAATTGAAACGTCTGAGCTGCGCCGCCGTTTACAGGCGGGAGAGAAGCTGCAGATGATAGACGTCCGCGAGGACGATGAAGTCGCGCAAGGCATGATCGAAGGAGCCAAGCATATTCCGCTTGGACAGATTCCGGATCGACTGTCTGAGATTGAGAAATCAGGCGAGATCGTGATCATCTGTCGTAGCGGTTACCGCAGTGAGCGTGCCTGTGAATATCTGCAACAACTGGGATATGAAGGCTGTACAAACATGGTCGGCGGTATGCTTCAGTGGCAACAGGAAGACTAG